The following are from one region of the Halobacteriovorax vibrionivorans genome:
- a CDS encoding YiiX/YebB-like N1pC/P60 family cysteine hydrolase, which translates to MRINISKLLLYLSASSLLSSCASVDQIEMAYDNYRNSVSRYIASVKGQYHPSEFEINKDNLYKLQEEIELNLVWRKNFANAKKKEDQNSLKFISPYFNQNQKITANLNRFLKNINWVTDPTTRFEIRTDKISSIEQRKEIYFVGNRKLKRKERDVDFAIINPYDEIGQDTFKAIKVGLIANIAIYENHLLLKRKIAEAIKIESDPTLQKELELYHEKLEEKLKNSPSHMKLANLLSMYRDITIFEKAKTKSKLSYYIDPLIEETLVYSNVHKELHKKKRWNQETKVIHDIVAKMATTVDKRFAVYFKKSIKFENPTYGEVTKIGKNEKAHLLYQLKPMDIIFIHNENNFNNAVVEKFWDNVGIWIGSWDDIVKLGLSTHPLIKEHQEKIQTKELNFLVSTRQGVKLKNMSSILNQDDIAIVRKRRLSYEETVKGLTLAFSNLGKPYDYSMNPQDKEKVSFAQLVFDSFPQVNWDKSHMYKQEAVSPYKITQRTGEEKDFFTVLLYRNGKEVLEDLEENFRTISSQN; encoded by the coding sequence CTACATCGCTTCAGTAAAAGGACAATACCATCCTTCTGAATTTGAGATTAATAAAGATAATCTCTATAAGCTACAAGAAGAAATCGAATTGAATTTAGTTTGGAGAAAGAATTTTGCTAATGCAAAAAAGAAAGAAGATCAAAACTCCTTGAAGTTTATTTCTCCCTACTTTAATCAAAACCAAAAGATTACTGCTAATCTAAATCGCTTTTTGAAGAATATTAACTGGGTAACAGACCCTACAACTCGCTTTGAAATACGCACTGATAAAATTTCATCGATAGAACAACGAAAAGAAATATATTTCGTAGGAAATCGAAAGCTTAAAAGAAAAGAAAGAGATGTCGATTTTGCTATAATCAATCCTTATGATGAAATTGGACAAGATACATTTAAGGCCATAAAAGTCGGTCTCATTGCTAATATTGCGATTTATGAAAATCATCTTTTACTTAAAAGAAAAATTGCAGAGGCAATAAAAATTGAATCCGACCCAACACTTCAAAAAGAGCTTGAACTATATCATGAGAAGTTAGAAGAGAAGTTAAAGAACTCTCCTTCACATATGAAATTAGCAAATCTCTTATCGATGTATCGAGATATCACGATCTTTGAGAAGGCAAAAACAAAATCAAAACTTTCTTACTATATTGACCCTTTAATTGAAGAGACTCTAGTTTATAGTAATGTTCACAAAGAGCTTCACAAGAAAAAGAGATGGAATCAAGAAACTAAAGTGATCCACGACATAGTTGCAAAGATGGCAACGACAGTAGACAAGCGCTTTGCTGTTTACTTTAAGAAGTCTATCAAGTTTGAAAACCCAACTTATGGTGAAGTGACAAAAATTGGTAAGAATGAAAAAGCACATCTACTCTATCAACTAAAACCTATGGATATTATCTTTATTCATAATGAAAATAATTTCAACAATGCTGTTGTTGAAAAGTTTTGGGATAATGTAGGAATCTGGATTGGAAGCTGGGACGATATTGTAAAATTAGGACTTTCCACTCATCCTCTGATCAAAGAGCATCAAGAAAAAATTCAAACGAAAGAGTTAAACTTCCTAGTCTCAACCAGACAAGGGGTTAAACTTAAAAATATGAGCTCGATATTAAATCAAGACGATATTGCTATTGTTAGAAAACGAAGACTTAGCTACGAAGAAACAGTTAAAGGCCTAACTCTTGCCTTTAGCAATCTTGGAAAACCTTATGATTACTCAATGAATCCACAAGATAAAGAGAAAGTATCTTTTGCGCAGCTCGTCTTTGACAGCTTTCCTCAAGTGAATTGGGATAAGTCACATATGTATAAACAAGAAGCAGTTTCTCCGTATAAGATTACACAGCGCACCGGTGAAGAAAAAGACTTCTTCACAGTTCTACTATATCGAAATGGTAAAGAAGTTCTAGAAGACCTTGAGGAAAATTTTCGAACCATTTCCTCTCAAAACTAA
- the nrdR gene encoding transcriptional regulator NrdR: MQCISIMIEIIMYCPNCQTPNTKVIDSRHLSDGLAVRRRRSCPKCDFRYTTYEKLQLQVPAIVKNDKRREPYNREKISKGINKACQKRPLTTAQINRLIDDVEMTLSQKNNTEVVAKVVGEVVMEKLYELDPVAYVRYASFYWNFNDIDGFIESLQKSIGQFTNIKEKIFINKDILSEKPSIQ, translated from the coding sequence ATGCAATGCATCTCAATTATGATAGAAATAATTATGTATTGCCCAAATTGCCAAACACCAAACACTAAAGTTATCGATTCGCGTCATCTTTCGGATGGACTTGCTGTTCGCCGTAGACGTTCGTGCCCAAAGTGTGATTTTCGCTACACGACTTATGAGAAGCTTCAGCTTCAAGTTCCGGCCATTGTTAAAAATGACAAAAGACGTGAGCCATATAATCGTGAAAAGATCTCAAAAGGTATCAATAAGGCATGTCAAAAAAGACCTTTAACAACAGCACAAATTAACCGATTAATTGATGATGTTGAAATGACTTTATCTCAAAAGAATAATACTGAAGTTGTGGCCAAGGTTGTTGGTGAAGTTGTGATGGAAAAATTATACGAATTAGACCCTGTTGCCTATGTTCGTTATGCTTCTTTTTATTGGAACTTTAATGACATTGATGGCTTCATTGAAAGTTTACAAAAAAGTATTGGGCAATTTACAAATATAAAAGAAAAGATTTTTATCAATAAGGATATACTAAGTGAAAAACCAAGCATTCAATAA
- the nusB gene encoding transcription antitermination factor NusB yields the protein MKNQAFNNKSAARSFAFKFIYKLFLKDFKNDLSDYQSDLEKLKVDIEEFEESYIKEDDEHSDNELNPSVQNYGNKLITGVIKNFESIKSTASECILKRSFDSVDAIERAIICLGIYEIKFEETPNNVAINEYVNLVKSYGKEDSKNFVNGLLDRVSKS from the coding sequence GTGAAAAACCAAGCATTCAATAATAAATCAGCTGCTAGAAGCTTTGCATTTAAATTCATCTACAAACTCTTTCTTAAAGATTTCAAAAATGATTTAAGTGACTACCAATCTGACCTTGAGAAATTAAAAGTTGATATTGAAGAGTTTGAAGAGTCATATATTAAAGAAGATGATGAACACAGTGATAATGAATTAAATCCAAGTGTTCAAAATTATGGAAATAAGCTTATCACAGGTGTTATCAAAAACTTTGAAAGCATTAAGTCCACAGCTTCGGAGTGTATTCTAAAAAGAAGTTTTGACTCTGTTGATGCTATTGAAAGAGCTATTATCTGCCTTGGTATTTATGAGATTAAATTTGAAGAAACACCAAATAATGTAGCAATCAATGAATATGTAAATCTTGTAAAGAGTTACGGGAAAGAAGACTCTAAGAACTTTGTAAATGGTCTTTTAGACAGAGTGAGTAAGTCTTAA